In Bremerella alba, one DNA window encodes the following:
- a CDS encoding HAD family hydrolase, whose translation MKWLSLFLLTLLPTLAVAQDDPLPSWNDGPAKQSIIDFVTKVTTEGSEDFVPKYDRIATFDNDGTLWCEAPLPLQVVYVLYELKRRVATEPKLAENEMVKAALDGDFKKLLAGTHYDGLMEILAITHSGLTTDQYDQNVRNWIKIFKDKRFGYNLPGMTYQPMQELLKYLRANGFQTFIVSGGGADFMRVFTHRVYGIPPNQVVGSNALTKFELIDGQPTLTKTMDQFFVDDKAGKPVGIWQFIGRKPIAAFGNSDGDQAMLEYVTIGNKYPSFGLIVHHTDAVRAYAYDKDPPSSGKLITALEAAPKYGWTVVSMKDDWKTIFVGDK comes from the coding sequence ATGAAGTGGTTATCTCTATTCCTACTTACTTTGTTGCCCACCCTGGCCGTGGCTCAGGATGACCCGCTTCCCTCGTGGAACGATGGCCCCGCCAAGCAGTCGATCATTGACTTCGTCACCAAAGTCACCACCGAAGGAAGCGAAGACTTCGTCCCTAAGTACGACCGCATTGCGACCTTCGACAACGACGGCACCCTTTGGTGCGAGGCACCGCTCCCGCTGCAGGTTGTTTATGTGCTCTACGAACTGAAACGCCGCGTCGCCACCGAGCCCAAGTTGGCTGAAAACGAAATGGTGAAAGCGGCATTGGACGGTGACTTCAAGAAGCTACTTGCGGGCACGCACTATGACGGGCTGATGGAAATCCTGGCAATCACGCACTCTGGTTTGACCACCGACCAGTACGATCAGAACGTCCGCAACTGGATCAAGATCTTCAAAGACAAACGCTTCGGCTACAACTTGCCTGGCATGACCTACCAGCCCATGCAGGAGCTTTTGAAGTATCTGCGAGCCAACGGATTTCAGACGTTCATCGTCTCTGGCGGGGGCGCCGATTTCATGCGGGTCTTCACACACCGCGTGTATGGCATTCCACCGAATCAAGTGGTTGGCTCGAATGCGCTGACCAAATTTGAATTGATCGACGGCCAGCCCACGCTGACCAAAACGATGGATCAATTTTTCGTCGACGACAAAGCAGGCAAGCCGGTCGGTATCTGGCAGTTCATTGGACGCAAACCGATTGCCGCATTCGGCAACTCGGACGGCGACCAAGCGATGCTCGAGTACGTCACCATTGGCAACAAATACCCCAGCTTCGGCCTGATTGTCCATCACACCGACGCCGTGCGGGCATATGCCTATGACAAGGACCCTCCTTCCAGCGGCAAGCTGATTACTGCCCTCGAGGCCGCACCCAAGTACGGCTGGACCGTCGTTAGCATGAAGGACGACTGGAAGACGATATTTGTCGGTGACAAATAA
- a CDS encoding PhoPQ-activated pathogenicity-related family protein, which yields MTPLRILPIIAALLVFSPLLPTANAQQPSEALAAYVQKPDDSFAWKVRHQEKVGTCDLTELRLISQTWKDIVWKHRLFVIMPAGVPAETDAVLLVAGGSWKDEYDQPPEGGKLKLPKEATLLSLYAQQIGCPIAVLLNVPQQPIFDGKKEDAIIALTFDQYLKTGESDWPLLLPMVKSATKAMDAVQAYASESLGTKIDGFTVTGASKRGWTTWLVSAVDPRVQGLAPMVIDTLKMDAQLKHQQQAYGTLSTQINDYTELQLPQRMETEAGQNLRRIVDPYHYLPQIKQPKLIFLGTNDAYWTVDSLNLYWEDVEGDKYIVYVPNAGHGLGNDWLRIFGGLRALRRHVDEQKQMPNLKWDYIAAGGDVPLKLTVSPGEKAAVVHLWTAVSPTRDFRQAKWTSKILTRDEHGTATTKLTPPAEGYQATFAEVVYAHDKVPFYLSTTMRVLGAED from the coding sequence GTGACGCCTCTTCGTATCCTGCCGATTATCGCTGCCCTGCTTGTCTTCTCTCCACTGCTGCCCACCGCCAATGCCCAGCAGCCCTCTGAGGCCTTGGCAGCTTACGTGCAAAAGCCCGACGACAGCTTTGCCTGGAAGGTTCGCCATCAAGAGAAAGTCGGTACGTGCGACCTCACCGAATTGAGGCTCATTTCGCAGACCTGGAAAGACATCGTCTGGAAGCATCGTCTGTTCGTGATCATGCCGGCCGGTGTTCCCGCTGAAACCGACGCGGTGCTTTTGGTCGCCGGTGGATCATGGAAAGACGAGTACGACCAGCCGCCAGAGGGTGGTAAGCTGAAACTGCCGAAAGAAGCAACTCTTCTTTCTCTCTACGCGCAGCAAATCGGCTGTCCGATCGCCGTGCTGTTGAACGTTCCGCAGCAACCAATTTTCGACGGCAAGAAGGAAGACGCCATCATCGCGCTGACCTTCGACCAGTACCTAAAGACTGGCGAAAGCGATTGGCCGCTACTGTTGCCGATGGTTAAAAGCGCCACCAAAGCCATGGACGCCGTCCAGGCCTATGCCAGCGAATCACTCGGCACGAAGATCGACGGCTTCACCGTGACCGGCGCTTCCAAGCGAGGCTGGACGACCTGGCTCGTTTCGGCCGTCGACCCACGCGTCCAGGGGCTCGCCCCGATGGTAATCGACACACTCAAAATGGACGCCCAGCTCAAACATCAGCAGCAAGCCTATGGCACGCTCTCGACGCAAATTAATGACTACACCGAACTGCAACTTCCTCAGCGGATGGAAACGGAAGCCGGCCAGAACCTCCGGCGCATCGTTGATCCGTATCATTACCTCCCACAGATCAAACAGCCCAAGCTGATCTTCCTGGGAACGAACGATGCCTATTGGACCGTCGACTCGCTGAACCTCTATTGGGAAGACGTCGAAGGGGACAAGTACATCGTGTACGTACCCAATGCAGGCCACGGCCTGGGTAACGACTGGCTCCGCATTTTCGGTGGGCTCCGGGCTCTTCGCCGTCACGTCGACGAACAAAAGCAAATGCCCAACCTGAAATGGGACTACATCGCCGCCGGTGGAGACGTTCCCTTGAAACTAACCGTTTCGCCCGGCGAGAAAGCCGCCGTGGTCCATCTATGGACGGCCGTATCCCCCACGCGTGACTTCCGCCAAGCCAAGTGGACTAGCAAGATTCTTACCCGTGACGAGCATGGCACGGCCACCACCAAGCTAACGCCGCCCGCCGAAGGCTACCAGGCAACGTTCGCCGAAGTGGTATACGCCCACGACAAGGTGCCGTTTTACCTAAGCACGACAATGCGTGTTTTAGGGGCGGAAGATTAA
- a CDS encoding carboxypeptidase-like regulatory domain-containing protein, with translation MRINISSSITALMFSALLATVGCTGTSSEYGHVTGTVTINGSPVQDAVVTFAPAEGGRSATAVTQADGSYELNYTPGVKAAKLGSNTVRITTYIAPELDDNNRVVSPGTPERLPPEYSSGKEKTVEVEPGENTFDFVVEADKEKYPPPRQ, from the coding sequence ATGAGGATCAATATTTCTAGCAGTATCACTGCGTTGATGTTTTCTGCATTGCTGGCGACCGTTGGCTGTACCGGCACCAGTAGCGAATATGGTCACGTGACCGGAACGGTGACCATCAACGGAAGTCCCGTCCAAGACGCGGTGGTCACGTTCGCTCCGGCAGAAGGGGGACGCTCGGCCACGGCCGTCACCCAGGCCGATGGTTCCTACGAGTTGAACTATACGCCCGGCGTGAAAGCCGCCAAGTTGGGAAGCAATACGGTTCGGATCACGACGTATATCGCTCCGGAACTCGACGATAACAACCGCGTGGTCAGCCCTGGAACGCCAGAACGCCTGCCACCGGAGTACAGCAGTGGCAAAGAAAAGACCGTCGAGGTCGAGCCTGGCGAAAACACGTTTGATTTCGTCGTCGAAGCGGACAAGGAAAAGTACCCTCCGCCGCGTCAGTAA
- a CDS encoding DUF1559 family PulG-like putative transporter has translation MKKSTDGFTLVELLVVIAIIGVLIALLLPAVQQAREAARRMQCSNNTKQIGMALHLYHDAYSAFPALRAGNPRGAASYAGNNRLNLRFAILPYMEQNAIYDQGMESAVGSYSNTDPIWTSTVDTFLCPSNAGPELCPVLPSGTTGLADYYFFIGDRPYRSYPGGTYTNGSQNSGVFLNDAWVRMADITDGTSNTMGISEGVRAQGPRKFGAIVLKPGSTSWSPVSLVPLFNKTTNEYVSTASSFSGISRGYRAWDGAVLFTAVTAATPPNSVLVADGTAHTGSQYLLSPTSFHPGGVMVGMMDGSVQFIPDTIDTGNQAGSYRGYPDTGSASSFGVWGALSTKSAGEVASAN, from the coding sequence ATGAAAAAGTCAACCGATGGCTTTACGCTGGTGGAACTGTTGGTGGTGATTGCCATCATTGGTGTCCTGATTGCCCTGCTTCTTCCGGCCGTTCAGCAAGCCCGCGAGGCCGCACGGCGCATGCAGTGCAGTAACAACACCAAGCAAATTGGCATGGCCCTGCACTTGTATCACGATGCCTACAGCGCCTTTCCGGCCCTGCGTGCTGGGAACCCACGGGGAGCTGCCTCGTACGCTGGCAACAATCGCTTGAACTTGCGTTTTGCGATTCTGCCGTACATGGAGCAAAACGCCATCTACGATCAAGGGATGGAATCTGCGGTGGGGTCGTACTCGAACACCGACCCGATTTGGACATCGACCGTCGATACGTTTCTCTGCCCCAGTAACGCCGGTCCAGAACTTTGCCCCGTCCTGCCAAGTGGCACGACAGGCCTTGCTGACTATTACTTCTTCATTGGCGATCGCCCGTATCGCTCGTATCCTGGCGGAACCTATACCAACGGCAGTCAAAACTCTGGCGTCTTCCTGAACGATGCTTGGGTCCGCATGGCCGACATTACTGACGGCACGAGCAACACCATGGGGATCTCCGAAGGCGTCCGCGCCCAAGGGCCTCGCAAGTTCGGGGCGATTGTCCTGAAGCCTGGATCGACCAGTTGGTCGCCGGTTTCGTTGGTGCCGCTGTTTAACAAGACCACCAACGAGTACGTCTCGACGGCCAGTTCGTTCTCCGGCATCTCGCGCGGGTACCGGGCCTGGGATGGGGCCGTCTTGTTTACCGCCGTCACGGCCGCGACGCCGCCTAATTCTGTCCTGGTCGCCGATGGCACAGCCCACACCGGTAGCCAGTACCTGCTTTCCCCCACCAGCTTCCACCCCGGCGGGGTCATGGTGGGCATGATGGACGGTTCGGTTCAGTTCATCCCAGATACCATCGACACCGGCAATCAGGCAGGCAGCTACCGCGGCTACCCCGATACCGGCAGCGCCAGCAGCTTCGGCGTGTGGGGAGCCCTCAGCACGAAGTCCGCCGGCGAAGTCGCTTCGGCCAACTAA
- a CDS encoding arylsulfatase, giving the protein MNLQRSLFTVLGLLLFSSAAVAADKPNILVIWGDDIGTWNVSHNNRGMMGYETPNIDRIAKEGLSFTDYYGQQSCTAGRAAFMGGTVPVRTGMTKVGLPGAKEGWQTTDCTIATIMKSQGYGTAQFGKNHFGDRDEHLPTNNGFDEFLGNLYHLNAEEEPENRDYPKDLVLPNGKTFQEQWGPRGVMKCKANGDGTQTIENTGPLTKKRMETIDDETIAATKDYVKRQVKADKPFFCWWNATRMHFRTHVKEEHTGLSGKSGNEYHDGMVEHDMHVGELLDLLDELEIADNTIVFYSTDNGPHYNTWPDAGTTPFRNEKNSNWEGAYRVPAFVRWPGTFPNGKTLNGIVAHEDWMPTFAAIAGAPDIKEKLMEGVELNGREYRNHPDGYNMLDYLTGEAEESPRKEFFYVNDDGAIVAIRLGDWKAVFLENRAKTLQLWREPFTELRIPLLFNLRRDPFEKAQHNSNTYHDWFLDRAFVLVPMQAVAGQFLKSMADYPPSQTPGSFNLEKIQKQIEDAARGR; this is encoded by the coding sequence ATGAACCTGCAACGATCTCTATTCACCGTGCTTGGCTTGCTGTTATTCAGCAGCGCTGCGGTTGCCGCCGACAAGCCCAACATCCTGGTCATCTGGGGAGATGACATCGGAACTTGGAATGTCAGTCACAACAATCGCGGCATGATGGGATATGAAACACCCAACATCGATCGTATCGCGAAGGAAGGCCTTTCGTTTACCGATTATTACGGACAGCAAAGCTGCACTGCTGGTCGCGCGGCGTTCATGGGCGGGACCGTTCCTGTTCGCACCGGGATGACCAAGGTCGGCTTGCCAGGCGCTAAAGAAGGTTGGCAGACGACCGACTGCACGATTGCCACCATCATGAAGAGCCAAGGCTACGGCACGGCCCAGTTCGGTAAGAATCACTTTGGTGATCGCGACGAACACCTGCCCACCAACAATGGATTCGACGAATTCTTGGGCAACCTCTATCACCTCAATGCCGAAGAAGAACCAGAAAACCGCGACTATCCCAAAGACCTCGTTCTGCCCAACGGCAAGACATTCCAGGAACAATGGGGACCGCGTGGTGTCATGAAGTGCAAGGCCAACGGTGACGGTACGCAGACGATCGAAAACACCGGACCGCTCACCAAGAAGCGAATGGAAACGATCGACGACGAAACCATTGCCGCTACCAAAGACTACGTCAAACGCCAAGTGAAAGCCGACAAGCCGTTCTTCTGCTGGTGGAATGCTACCCGAATGCATTTTCGCACGCACGTGAAAGAAGAGCACACCGGCCTCTCCGGTAAAAGTGGCAACGAATACCACGACGGCATGGTCGAACACGACATGCATGTCGGCGAACTGCTCGATCTGCTCGACGAACTAGAGATTGCAGACAATACGATCGTTTTCTACTCGACCGACAACGGCCCGCACTACAACACCTGGCCCGATGCCGGAACCACCCCGTTTCGTAATGAAAAGAATTCCAACTGGGAAGGCGCTTACCGAGTGCCTGCTTTCGTCCGTTGGCCTGGCACATTCCCTAACGGAAAAACGCTGAACGGCATTGTCGCCCACGAAGATTGGATGCCAACTTTCGCCGCCATCGCAGGGGCTCCGGACATCAAAGAAAAACTGATGGAAGGCGTTGAATTAAACGGCCGCGAGTACCGTAACCATCCAGATGGTTACAACATGCTCGACTACTTAACGGGCGAGGCAGAAGAGTCACCACGGAAAGAGTTTTTCTACGTCAACGACGATGGCGCCATTGTCGCCATTCGCCTGGGCGACTGGAAAGCGGTCTTCTTGGAAAATCGTGCGAAGACTTTGCAACTGTGGCGAGAACCCTTCACCGAGCTGCGTATTCCGCTGCTGTTCAACCTACGACGCGATCCCTTCGAGAAGGCTCAGCACAACTCGAACACCTATCACGACTGGTTCCTCGATCGTGCGTTTGTGTTGGTGCCGATGCAGGCAGTCGCCGGTCAGTTCCTGAAATCGATGGCCGATTATCCGCCTAGCCAGACGCCTGGATCGTTCAATTTGGAAAAGATCCAGAAGCAAATCGAAGATGCGGCCCGCGGTCGTTAA
- a CDS encoding DUF1559 domain-containing protein — MFRHALRKRGFTLVELLVVIAIIGVLIALLLPAVQQAREAARRMQCTNNLKQIGIAMHNFHDTYNKVVPMSHEDYGDENAHGNWGWAVDLMPFLELNNTYDALNPSYGNHQNDFWPYNNTSPKNILHDAVTDSDLLDIMQQPVDAFMCPSTAGPQLNESKPIPYDSGNGTNYLARADYIVANDADNIDRQDCDGTFVWTRYDSPLTFAGVTDGLSNTIFVGERCYMLGGELIGSGVVFGYAGNNDGAGSGATTTGFFYIAGSGLLPINSTTGASNGHRQGFASNHPGGANFVLGDGSVRFIAETIDHNTDDAANSTFENLIQRNDGQPVSNF; from the coding sequence ATGTTCCGTCATGCGCTTCGGAAACGTGGTTTTACGCTCGTTGAACTCTTAGTCGTGATTGCCATTATTGGCGTTCTGATTGCTCTTCTGTTGCCGGCCGTGCAGCAAGCTCGTGAGGCAGCTCGGCGAATGCAGTGCACTAACAATCTCAAGCAGATTGGCATTGCGATGCACAACTTCCATGACACCTACAACAAAGTTGTCCCCATGAGTCACGAAGACTACGGTGACGAAAACGCTCATGGAAACTGGGGTTGGGCAGTCGACCTGATGCCGTTTCTGGAATTGAATAACACCTACGACGCGTTGAACCCTTCATACGGCAATCACCAGAACGATTTTTGGCCGTACAACAACACCTCGCCCAAGAACATCTTGCACGATGCCGTGACCGATTCCGATTTGCTGGACATCATGCAGCAGCCGGTCGATGCGTTTATGTGCCCTTCGACGGCTGGTCCGCAGCTGAATGAATCGAAGCCGATTCCCTACGATAGCGGAAACGGAACGAACTATCTGGCGCGTGCCGATTACATTGTCGCCAACGACGCCGACAATATCGATCGTCAAGACTGCGATGGGACATTCGTCTGGACTCGCTACGATTCGCCACTGACCTTCGCTGGGGTTACTGATGGATTGTCCAATACCATTTTCGTGGGCGAACGCTGCTACATGCTTGGCGGCGAGCTAATTGGTAGTGGTGTCGTGTTTGGCTACGCCGGGAACAACGACGGAGCGGGTAGTGGAGCCACGACGACCGGATTCTTCTACATCGCAGGTAGCGGTTTACTGCCGATCAATTCGACCACTGGTGCCTCGAACGGCCATCGTCAGGGTTTCGCCTCGAATCACCCAGGCGGCGCCAACTTTGTGTTGGGCGATGGTTCGGTTCGTTTCATCGCCGAGACGATCGACCACAATACCGACGATGCGGCCAACAGCACGTTTGAGAACCTGATCCAGCGAAACGATGGCCAACCGGTGAGCAACTTCTAA
- a CDS encoding VIT domain-containing protein, with protein sequence MTRIALLATSFLTVLCLACSASVATAQGVIVIHHPHPHPLPRPIIRPQPTPQPQLSYKISKLEVNGNIKDQVAQVQVAQEFTNTGSRQMEVSFLFPLPYDGAIDSLTLMVDGKEFPAKLLPKDKAREVYESIVRTNKDPALLEWTGTGMFQTSVFPVPAGASREVNITYTQLLKKDGRLTDFLFPLSTAKYTDKPVEKVKVRLAIEASQKLKSIYSPTHEVDINRNGNKRAVVTFEKQNYIPSNDFRLFFESNNQKLSASVISYRPDKSEEGFFLMLASPPPRDEKAEAMKKTVLFVVDRSGSMSGDKMDQAREAAKYVLNHLNEKDLFNIIAYDSDVESFRPELQGADKKSVTEAIGFVDGLYAGGSTNINGALTSAMKMVQNDDRPCYILFLSDGRPTHGETNEMKIVENAKSNNSHDARMINFGVGFDVNSRLMDRLSREIKGQSQYVRPDEDLEEHVARLYRKISAPVMTNVKIKFDLEEGGQNFVNRLLPKEVIDLFEGEQLVQVGRYKQAGKAKITITGTVNGEKEKFDFGANFVKESSDQSSAFVEKLWAIRRIGEIIDQMDLHGKNDELMTELVKLSTDHGILTPYTSFLADENQSVQELADARSGGGMSLNRLRVETEKLAETSGRSAFLQRGFKQRYQNAQNAPAAEAPAADRAVPAGATRAGSSSYSAGGFGMAVQDTETDEMKVVESVRNVGNKTLFYRDKMWVDEEAAEESKEAKTEVVEVERFTKAYFDLVAQNTKQENQVLSQQQASETLLVRLRGKNYLIK encoded by the coding sequence ATGACCCGGATAGCACTTCTCGCAACGTCTTTTCTCACCGTACTTTGCCTCGCATGCTCGGCCAGCGTGGCCACGGCCCAGGGGGTGATCGTGATCCATCACCCGCACCCGCATCCGTTGCCCCGGCCAATCATTCGACCGCAGCCGACACCCCAACCGCAGCTTTCGTATAAGATCTCGAAGCTGGAAGTGAATGGGAACATCAAAGACCAAGTCGCGCAAGTGCAAGTGGCCCAGGAGTTTACCAACACCGGCAGCCGTCAGATGGAGGTCTCGTTCCTCTTTCCGCTGCCGTACGACGGGGCGATCGACAGCCTGACACTGATGGTCGACGGTAAGGAATTTCCGGCGAAGCTGCTGCCCAAGGACAAGGCCCGCGAAGTGTACGAGTCGATCGTTCGCACGAACAAAGACCCGGCCCTGCTTGAATGGACCGGCACCGGTATGTTCCAAACGAGCGTCTTCCCCGTGCCGGCCGGGGCAAGCCGCGAGGTGAACATCACCTACACGCAGTTGCTCAAAAAAGATGGCCGTCTGACCGACTTTTTGTTTCCCCTTTCGACGGCCAAGTACACCGACAAACCCGTCGAGAAGGTGAAAGTTCGTCTGGCGATTGAAGCGAGCCAGAAGCTGAAGAGCATCTACAGCCCCACGCACGAGGTCGACATCAACCGCAACGGCAACAAGCGGGCCGTCGTCACCTTCGAGAAGCAGAATTACATCCCTAGCAATGACTTCCGCCTGTTCTTCGAGAGCAATAACCAGAAGCTGTCGGCCAGCGTCATCAGCTACCGCCCAGACAAGAGCGAAGAAGGCTTCTTCCTGATGCTCGCGTCGCCTCCGCCACGTGACGAAAAGGCCGAGGCGATGAAGAAGACGGTGCTGTTTGTGGTCGATCGCTCTGGCAGCATGAGCGGCGACAAGATGGATCAGGCTCGCGAGGCAGCCAAGTACGTGCTGAACCATCTGAACGAGAAAGACCTGTTCAACATTATCGCCTACGACAGCGACGTCGAAAGCTTCCGACCGGAACTGCAAGGTGCCGACAAGAAGAGCGTGACCGAGGCGATCGGCTTTGTCGACGGACTGTACGCCGGCGGCAGCACCAACATCAACGGCGCGCTCACTTCAGCGATGAAGATGGTACAGAACGATGATCGCCCGTGCTACATCTTGTTCCTTTCCGATGGGCGACCTACGCATGGCGAAACGAACGAGATGAAGATTGTCGAGAACGCCAAGAGCAACAATAGCCACGATGCTCGGATGATCAACTTCGGGGTCGGCTTCGATGTGAACAGCCGCCTGATGGATCGGCTTTCACGCGAGATCAAGGGTCAAAGCCAGTACGTGCGTCCCGACGAAGACCTGGAAGAACACGTCGCTCGGCTTTACCGGAAGATCAGTGCCCCGGTAATGACCAACGTAAAAATTAAGTTCGACCTGGAAGAAGGCGGGCAGAACTTCGTCAATCGCCTGCTCCCCAAGGAAGTGATCGACTTGTTTGAAGGAGAACAACTGGTTCAGGTGGGCCGCTATAAGCAGGCCGGCAAAGCGAAGATCACCATTACCGGTACGGTGAACGGCGAAAAGGAAAAGTTCGACTTCGGTGCGAACTTCGTGAAAGAAAGCAGCGATCAATCGAGTGCCTTCGTGGAGAAGCTGTGGGCCATTCGCCGCATCGGCGAAATCATCGACCAGATGGACCTTCACGGAAAGAACGACGAGCTAATGACCGAACTGGTGAAGCTTTCCACCGATCACGGAATTTTGACGCCGTACACCAGCTTTCTGGCCGACGAGAACCAATCGGTACAAGAGCTGGCCGACGCTCGCTCAGGCGGCGGGATGAGCTTGAACCGCTTGCGTGTCGAGACCGAGAAGCTGGCCGAAACGTCTGGACGGTCTGCGTTTCTACAACGCGGCTTCAAGCAGCGATACCAGAACGCCCAGAATGCCCCAGCCGCTGAGGCCCCGGCGGCGGACCGAGCCGTTCCGGCGGGGGCTACCCGCGCGGGAAGCTCTTCCTATAGTGCAGGCGGATTTGGCATGGCTGTTCAAGATACGGAAACGGACGAAATGAAAGTCGTCGAGTCGGTTCGTAACGTCGGCAACAAGACTCTCTTCTATCGCGACAAGATGTGGGTCGACGAAGAAGCGGCCGAGGAGTCGAAGGAGGCCAAAACCGAAGTGGTGGAGGTCGAACGTTTCACCAAAGCCTACTTTGACCTGGTCGCCCAGAACACGAAGCAGGAAAACCAGGTGCTATCACAGCAGCAAGCCAGCGAAACGCTGCTGGTCCGACTGCGGGGAAAGAACTACCTGATCAAGTAA
- a CDS encoding magnesium-dependent phosphatase-1: MSVPRLIVFDLDFTLWDCGGVWCDCLCPPFRVQEQRIEDATGRLVRLYDDVHAILKHCDDQVISIALASRTEQPGWARELLTHLEITERFAYAEIYPSSKLRHFAALQQASGIAYEDMLFFDDEMRNIDEVGGLGVTSVFVREGLTAELFHASLNRFAEHRRCDPA; the protein is encoded by the coding sequence GTGTCTGTTCCTCGACTAATAGTGTTCGATCTCGACTTCACCCTGTGGGACTGCGGGGGCGTGTGGTGCGACTGCTTGTGTCCTCCGTTTCGCGTGCAAGAGCAGCGTATCGAGGACGCAACCGGACGGCTTGTTCGGCTGTACGATGACGTGCACGCGATCTTAAAACACTGCGACGATCAGGTTATCTCGATCGCGTTGGCTTCCCGCACCGAGCAGCCAGGGTGGGCACGCGAGCTACTAACGCACTTGGAAATTACCGAGCGGTTTGCCTACGCTGAAATCTATCCGTCCTCGAAGCTACGGCACTTCGCGGCGCTGCAGCAAGCCAGCGGCATCGCGTACGAGGACATGCTCTTCTTCGACGACGAAATGCGCAACATTGATGAAGTTGGTGGGCTGGGGGTAACCAGTGTTTTCGTACGCGAAGGGCTAACAGCCGAGCTGTTTCATGCAAGCCTGAATCGGTTTGCCGAGCACCGCCGATGCGACCCTGCGTGA
- a CDS encoding helix-turn-helix domain-containing protein: protein MQLVEAYEAKHHAIETRNISGIELLRGLLSEHDMNASDLARLLGVHASMGSKLLKGDRSLTVEHLQKLATRFQVRPELFMGKRSVGPLPHRRGQDSWFACYSIHQLKHNHQLPAFLHICR from the coding sequence GTGCAGTTGGTCGAAGCCTATGAAGCAAAGCACCACGCTATCGAAACGAGAAATATCTCCGGCATAGAGCTTCTACGGGGCTTATTGTCCGAACACGATATGAACGCCTCGGACCTTGCCCGACTGCTGGGTGTTCATGCAAGCATGGGATCCAAGCTCTTGAAAGGGGACCGCTCGCTGACGGTAGAGCATCTACAGAAGCTGGCGACACGATTTCAGGTTCGGCCGGAGTTGTTTATGGGCAAACGATCTGTGGGGCCATTGCCCCATAGACGCGGGCAGGATAGCTGGTTCGCTTGCTATTCAATCCACCAGCTCAAACACAACCACCAACTCCCCGCCTTCCTGCACATCTGCCGTTAG